Genomic segment of Umezawaea sp. Da 62-37:
GGCTCCGACAGCTGCCGCACGTACTGCTCCACCCTCTGCCTCGGGATCACCGCGGGCCAGCCCTGGCGCAGCCGCGCGGCCCCGTTGGCCAGCATTTCCCGTTCCGGCACCTCGGGCTGGCGCAGGTAGTCGAGCAGCGCGCTCCGCCGCTGCTGGTCCGGATCACTGCGCAGCGCCTCGGCGAACGCCCCCGGATGCGGCGCGGACACGGCGGTCAGCGTCCGCACCCGCAGCGGCAGCCGGGCAGCCGCCTCCCAGCCGACCACGGCACCCCAGTCGTGCCCGACCAGGTCGAACCGCCGCCACCCCAGCTGGTCGGCGATGGCCGCGACGTCGTCCACGCCGTGCTCCACCCGGTAGTCGTCGACCCGCTTGGGCCGCACGCCGGGGGAGTACCCGCGCTGGTTGGGCGCCACGGCGCGGTAGCCGTCAGCGGCGAGGGCGCGCAGCTGGTGCCGCCACTCGATCCCGCACTCGGGCACCCCGTGCAGCAGCAGGACCTTGCGGCCGTCGAGGGGACCGGCGGCGACCGCGTCGAACGTGCCAGCGGCAGTGGGGATCCGCAGCCTCGTCAACGCAGTGGCGTCGGTCGCGGTGCTGAGCTGGAAGACGTCGCGTCGTGATCGCATGACTACAGCCTGCGCTGGGCGCGGCCCGTGATCGATGGTGTGGGCACCCAACTAGGAACGGGGGGTAGCCCTACCGTCGTCGATCACCGTTGTGCGGTCGACGGACGTGCGGAACCGGACCTCCCCGTCCTCCACCCAGGCGCTGACCTGGAGTTCGTCGCCGGGGAACACCGGATGGACGAACCGGCCGCCCACCGCGACCACGGAGAGCGACTCGGCCAGCAGCCGCGCGGTGATCCCGTAGGTGGCCAGCCCGTGCAGGATCGGACGGGGGTAGCCGCCGCGCCGCGCGAACGCCGGGTCCCAGTGCAGCGGGTTGTCGTCGCCGGTCAGCCGGTACCGGTCGGCCTGGTCCGGCGAGGTGCGGAAGGCCAGTTCCACGTCCGGCGCGCGGGACGGGACGGGGTGCCGGACGGTCGTGCCGCGGGGGCCGCCGAACCCGCCCGCGCCGCGCACGAACAGCGACGCGCGGGTGCTGAACCGCGCGTCGCCCTCGGCGTGCCACTCGCGCACGACCAGCGATCCGGAGCCCTTGTCGAACACGTCGGTGTCCGTCCTGGTCACCGTGACCGCGCCCGCCATCGGCAGCTCGCCGGACAACGTCAGCGACTGCTCGGCGTGCAGCACCTGCGTGAGGTCGGCGTCCAGCCCGAACTGCGGCCCGCCGAACTGCGCGACCGCGATGGCGAACCCCGGCTGCATGCCGGTCCCGCCCACCGCGGCCGCGTAGCGCTCGACGTCGTCCGCGGTCCAGGACCGGACGACGGTGGTGCTCACCCCAGGGATCCGCTGACCTTGGCGTGGCCCTTGAGCAGGTTGCGGGCGATCGTGCGGCGCTGGATCTCGTCGGTGCCCTCGTAGATGCGCAGCAGCCGCAGCTCGCGGTACCAGCGCTCGATCGGCAGCTCGCGGGTGTAGCCCATGCCGCCGTGGATCTGGAGCACGCGGTCGACGATCTCGTTGGCCTTCACGCCGCCGTAGAGCTTCGCCATCGACTGGGCCTGCCGCGAGTCGGCGCCCTGGTCGACCAGCCACGCGGCGTGCAGGACGAGCCAGCGCAGCGCCTCCGTCTCGACCGCCGAGTCCGCGATCATCCACTGGATGGCCTGGTACTCGGCGATGGGCTGGCCGAACGTGACGCGGCTGTTGGCCTGCTCGATCGCCATCTCCACCAGGCGTTCCACCGAGCCGATGGCCCGCGCAGGCAGCAGGTAGCGGCCCGCGCCGATCCACTGCATCGCCATGGCGAAGCCCTGGCCGACCTCGCCGAGGATGTTCTCCTCCGGCACCCGGACGTCCTCGAACACCAGCGCGGCCGGACCCCACTGGCCCATGGTCGGGATGGGCTCGGACTTCCAGCCCATCTCGCGGTCGACGAGGAAGCAGGTGACGCCCCCGTTGGCGCCCTTCTCCTTGTCCGTCACGGCGAACACCATCACGAAGTCGGCCTCGTTGCCGCCGGTGATGAACGTCTTCTCGCCGTTGATCACCCACTCCGCGCCGTCCTTGCGCGCGGAGGTGCGGATCGCCTTGGCGTCCGACCCGGCGCCGGGCTCGGTGATCGCGAAGCACGACTTGCGCTCACCGGAGATCGTCGGGAGCAGGTAGCGCTCCTTCTGCTCGGCGTTGCCGTGGTACAGGATGTTGTCCGCGTTGCCGCCGAAGCGGAACGGCACGAACGAGCGGCCCAGCTCGGCCTCGATCAGCGCCGTCATCACCGCGCCCATGCCCATGCCGCCGTACTCCGTCGGCGTCTGCACGCCCCAGAAGCCCGCCTTCTTCGCCTTCTGCTGCAACGCGTCCAGCTCTTCGAACGTCAGGCCGGGCTGGTTCGCGCGTTCCCTGCGGAGCACTTCCGGCTCCAACGGGATGATCTCCTTGCGCACGAACGTGCGCACCCAGTCCCTGATCTCCTTCTGCTCCTCGTCGAGCGCGAAGTCCATGGTGTTCCTCGTTTCAGAATGCGTTGACGCCGGTCAACGCCCGGCCGATGAGCAGTTTCTGGATCTGGCTGGTGCCCTCGTAGAGGGTCGTCACGCGGGTGTCGCGCAAGTACTTCCCGACCGGGTACTCGTCGATGTAGCCGTACCCGCCGAAAACCTGGATGGCGCTGTTCGCGGCCCGCACGGCCGCCTCGCTGGCGTAGAGCTTCGCCATGGACGCCTCGGTGCCGAACGGCAGCCCGCGGTCGGCCAGGTCGGCGACCCGCCACGTGAGCAGCCGGGCCGCGTCCGTCTCGACCGCCATGTCGGCCAGCAGTTCCTGCACGAGCTGGTAGGAGGCGATGGGCTTGCCGAACTGCTCGCGCTCGGCGGCGTAGCGCAGGCTCGCCTCCAGCGCGCCGCGCGCGGCCCCGACGCAGCCCGCCGCCACGGACATCCGGCCGCGGTCGAGCGCCGCCATGGCGATCTTGAAGCCGGTGCCCTCGTCGCCGAGCCGGGCGCTGTCGGGCACCCGGACCCGGTCGAAGGCGAGTTCGGCGGTGGCTTGGCCGCGCATGCCGAGCTTGCCGTGGATCTCGGTGGCCTCGAACCCGTCGGAGTCGGTCGGCACCAGGAACGCCGTGATGCCCCTGGGCCCCGGCCCGCCGGTGCGGGCGAACAGCAGCACGACGTCCGCCCACGTCCCGTTGGTGATGAACACCTTCCGGCCGGTGATCAGCCAGTCGTCGCCGTCGCGTTCGGCCCTGGTCGCGAGCGACCCGGCGTCGGAGCCCGTCTCCGGCTCGGTGAGCCCGAAGCAGCCGACCAGCCCGCCCGAGCACAGTCCGGGCAGCCACCGCCGCTTCTGCTCCTCGGTGCCCTGTTTGAAGATCGTCTTGCCGACCAGTCCCAGTGAGACGGAGATGATGCCGCGCACGGCCGAGTCGCCGCGCGCGATCTCCTCCAGCACCAGGCAGTAGGCCAGGTTGTCGCCGCCGGAACCGCCGTACTCCTCGTCGACGCCGAGACCGAGGAACCCGACCTCGCCCAGCTTCGGCACGAGCGCGCGGTCGATGGCCTCGTCGCGGTCCCACCGCAGGGCGAAGGGGACGATCCGCTCGTCGGTGAAGCGCCGGGCCAGCTCCTGGAGCTGGCGGTGCTCGTCGGACAGGCTCAGATCCACGCCACTACCTCCTAAACCGAACGGCGTTAGGTATAACGTAGGCGCGTCGGAGAACCCAGTGCAAGGGGGCCCCATGCCTCGACCGAGCATCCCCATCCTCAGCGGGGACCGCATCCGGAAGGTCGCGCTCGGCATCATCGACCGCGAGGGCCTGGACGGGCTGTCGATGCGCAAGCTCGCCACGGAGCTGGGCGTGCGCGCCCCGTCGCTGTACGGGCACGTGGCCACCAAGGACGACCTGCTGCACGAGATCGCCAGCGCGGTGCTGGAGGACGTCGACGTGTCCGGTTTCGAGGACGGCGACTGGCGGCGCGGCCTCGTCGTCAGCGCCCGCTCCTACCGGGCCGCGCTGTCGCAGCACCCGAACATCGTGCCGTTCCTCGCCTACGGCCCGGCCGGTCGCGACGCCTCGTTGCGGCGGCTCGACGTGATGCACGGCGCCCTGGTCGACGCGGGCTGGCCGCGACGGCACGCGACGATGATCGCCGCCTCGCTGATGTACCTGGTGTTCGGCGCCGCGCTGAGCACGTTCTCCAACGGGTTCTCCACCGACGCGTCGGTCTACCAGGGGCGTTACCCGCACCTGGACAAGGCCCACCTGCTGTCCACGGTCGCGGGGGAGTTGGACCGGGACAGCTTCGAGCTGGCGCTCAGCGCGTTCGTCGAGGGGCTGGGGCTACTTCGCGTGTCCGCGGACCTCGAGGTGCGCGAGTAGTTCCACGGTCGCCGCGGTGATCTGGTCCACGGCCCGTTCGAACGCCTCCGCGTTGTGCGCCGCGGGCGCCCGGAACCCGGACACCTTCCGCACGTACTGCAGGGCAGCGGCGCGCATGTCGCCTTCGGTGACCTCGTCCTCGAAAGGCGGGCGGAGCGTCTTGATGCTTCGGCACATGAGGCCATTGTCCTTTACCCTGCCCGTGTGGCCCAGGCTTTAGAACTAGAAGTCCCCGGTCCGCACGGTGTGCGCACCGTGCGGGTATCCAATCCGGACAAGGTGTACTTCCCCGAGCGCGGCATCACCAAGCGCCAGGTGGTCGAGTACTACCTCGCCGTGGCCGAACCGCTGCTGGGGGTGCTGCGCGACCGCCCGACCACGCTGAAGCGGTTCGTGGACGGCGTCACCGGCGAGGCGTTCTACCAGAAGCGCGTGCCGAAGAACGCCCCCGAGTGGCTCGAGACCGCGCGCATCAAGTTCCCCTCCGGCCGCCCCGCCGACGAGGTCTGCCCCACCGAGCCC
This window contains:
- a CDS encoding alpha/beta hydrolase; its protein translation is MRSRRDVFQLSTATDATALTRLRIPTAAGTFDAVAAGPLDGRKVLLLHGVPECGIEWRHQLRALAADGYRAVAPNQRGYSPGVRPKRVDDYRVEHGVDDVAAIADQLGWRRFDLVGHDWGAVVGWEAAARLPLRVRTLTAVSAPHPGAFAEALRSDPDQQRRSALLDYLRQPEVPEREMLANGAARLRQGWPAVIPRQRVEQYVRQLSEPGALTAALNWYRANTFTGDYQPVSVPTMFLWGSEDDAVGPEAAQATSDWVTGAYRFEVLDQVGHFVPEEAAERTTALLLEHLAGH
- a CDS encoding acyl-CoA dehydrogenase family protein; translated protein: MDFALDEEQKEIRDWVRTFVRKEIIPLEPEVLRRERANQPGLTFEELDALQQKAKKAGFWGVQTPTEYGGMGMGAVMTALIEAELGRSFVPFRFGGNADNILYHGNAEQKERYLLPTISGERKSCFAITEPGAGSDAKAIRTSARKDGAEWVINGEKTFITGGNEADFVMVFAVTDKEKGANGGVTCFLVDREMGWKSEPIPTMGQWGPAALVFEDVRVPEENILGEVGQGFAMAMQWIGAGRYLLPARAIGSVERLVEMAIEQANSRVTFGQPIAEYQAIQWMIADSAVETEALRWLVLHAAWLVDQGADSRQAQSMAKLYGGVKANEIVDRVLQIHGGMGYTRELPIERWYRELRLLRIYEGTDEIQRRTIARNLLKGHAKVSGSLG
- a CDS encoding acyl-CoA dehydrogenase family protein → MDLSLSDEHRQLQELARRFTDERIVPFALRWDRDEAIDRALVPKLGEVGFLGLGVDEEYGGSGGDNLAYCLVLEEIARGDSAVRGIISVSLGLVGKTIFKQGTEEQKRRWLPGLCSGGLVGCFGLTEPETGSDAGSLATRAERDGDDWLITGRKVFITNGTWADVVLLFARTGGPGPRGITAFLVPTDSDGFEATEIHGKLGMRGQATAELAFDRVRVPDSARLGDEGTGFKIAMAALDRGRMSVAAGCVGAARGALEASLRYAAEREQFGKPIASYQLVQELLADMAVETDAARLLTWRVADLADRGLPFGTEASMAKLYASEAAVRAANSAIQVFGGYGYIDEYPVGKYLRDTRVTTLYEGTSQIQKLLIGRALTGVNAF
- a CDS encoding MaoC/PaaZ C-terminal domain-containing protein, whose protein sequence is MSTTVVRSWTADDVERYAAAVGGTGMQPGFAIAVAQFGGPQFGLDADLTQVLHAEQSLTLSGELPMAGAVTVTRTDTDVFDKGSGSLVVREWHAEGDARFSTRASLFVRGAGGFGGPRGTTVRHPVPSRAPDVELAFRTSPDQADRYRLTGDDNPLHWDPAFARRGGYPRPILHGLATYGITARLLAESLSVVAVGGRFVHPVFPGDELQVSAWVEDGEVRFRTSVDRTTVIDDGRATPRS
- a CDS encoding TetR/AcrR family transcriptional regulator C-terminal domain-containing protein, giving the protein MPRPSIPILSGDRIRKVALGIIDREGLDGLSMRKLATELGVRAPSLYGHVATKDDLLHEIASAVLEDVDVSGFEDGDWRRGLVVSARSYRAALSQHPNIVPFLAYGPAGRDASLRRLDVMHGALVDAGWPRRHATMIAASLMYLVFGAALSTFSNGFSTDASVYQGRYPHLDKAHLLSTVAGELDRDSFELALSAFVEGLGLLRVSADLEVRE
- a CDS encoding DUF2277 domain-containing protein, with amino-acid sequence MCRSIKTLRPPFEDEVTEGDMRAAALQYVRKVSGFRAPAAHNAEAFERAVDQITAATVELLAHLEVRGHAK